CAGGTTGATGGCAGAAAGGAAAGCATCGGGTCGCAGAGCCGAGAAAAGCGCTACGACCCCCAGGAAGCCCAGGAACGTCCCGTAGCTGGCCGTGCGCAGGCCGAGCGGACGCCGGCTGCGGAGCGCGCCCGAACCGGATCCCGCTAAGCCGGATGGGGCCGAGCCGGGCCCGCCGGGCGTCGCCGAACCTGGTGTGGCTGAACCTGGCGCGTTCGTCACGCGGATCGCCTCCCATACATGAACGCCGACAGACTCTCTTCGGTGGCCCCTTCGGCGGCCATCGTCGCCACCAGTTCGCCGTCGTGGAGCACCAGAATCCGGTCGGACAGAATGAGGAGTTCAGGGAGTTCCGATGAGGCCATCAGGATTGCGGCGCCTCGGGCGGCCAGATCGCGAATGATCCCGTAAATCTGGAACTTCGTCGCAACGTCAACGCCCCGCGTGGGCTCATCCAGAAGCAGCACCTTTGGAGGGCGCATGAGAAAGCGGGCAAAGACGGCTTTCTGCTGGTTTCCCCCGGAGAGCTGCGCGATGGGCTGGGAAAGGCGCGCGATCCGGATGCTGAGCTGCTCCACCAGCCCGCGAACCGCCCGTTCTTCGGCCCTGGAGCGCAGCCACCAGCCCCCAACGGCATAAGAAGCCAGGTGAGCCAGGCTGATGTTCTCCCGCACCGACGCGGCCGGCACAAGGGCCTGAGCCCGGCGTTCCTCCGGGACAAGGGCCACGCCCAGCCGGAGGGCCGCCTGGGGGGAACGAATCACGGTAGGCCGCCCGTCGAGGAGCATCCGGCCCCGGCGCGCCCTTTGCGCACCGGCAAGCAGCCGCAGTAGCTCCGAGCGGCCCGACCCCGTCAGGCCCGCAAGTCCTGCGATTTCCCCCCTGCGAAGCGTGAAGGAAACCTCCTTGATTGTGTACCCGCACAGGCCCTGAACTTCGAGCACCGGGGCGCCTGAGGTGGCAGGGCGGCGTGCCGGCTGCGAGACGCCCAGCCGCTGGCCGGTCATGAGCCGGATCAGCTCGGGGCCGTCGAGCTCGGCCGTGGGGCGGGCCGCCACCACCCTGCCGTCGCGCAGCACCGTCACCCGGTCGCAAAGTTGCATGACCTCG
This Bacillota bacterium DNA region includes the following protein-coding sequences:
- a CDS encoding sugar ABC transporter ATP-binding protein; the protein is MNEIALEARGLVKQFPGLRALDGVDIQLRRGEIHGLVGQNGAGKSTLIKILTGVLSPDGGTILRNGRPAHYRSPAEASRDGVAVVHQELSLVRRLSAAENLHLGRPYPRRGKTPFVDWGALNREAEQVLSRLQPGIPVGVPVGRLSPTLQTLVAIARALSLEASVLILDEPTASLTDEEVNHLFSVLRQLRSQGYSILYVSHRLSEVMQLCDRVTVLRDGRVVAARPTAELDGPELIRLMTGQRLGVSQPARRPATSGAPVLEVQGLCGYTIKEVSFTLRRGEIAGLAGLTGSGRSELLRLLAGAQRARRGRMLLDGRPTVIRSPQAALRLGVALVPEERRAQALVPAASVRENISLAHLASYAVGGWWLRSRAEERAVRGLVEQLSIRIARLSQPIAQLSGGNQQKAVFARFLMRPPKVLLLDEPTRGVDVATKFQIYGIIRDLAARGAAILMASSELPELLILSDRILVLHDGELVATMAAEGATEESLSAFMYGRRSA